A section of the Alkalihalobacillus sp. LMS39 genome encodes:
- a CDS encoding GyrI-like domain-containing protein: MNITITELPNLDIAYVRHVGSYLETGQAWGKLGEWAAKHELFPPEHTFIGISLDDPNVTDEYSCRYDACVTINDSLKKDSDSSINYRTLQGGLYALYPFYDTIDKLAIAYQTVYGQWLPTSEYEPEDKHSLEFCMNNPFEDPEGKAKIDLYIPIRKNTTLT; this comes from the coding sequence GATTACGGAACTACCAAACTTAGACATCGCGTATGTTAGGCATGTTGGAAGTTATCTTGAAACAGGTCAAGCATGGGGGAAATTAGGTGAATGGGCAGCAAAGCATGAGCTCTTTCCACCTGAGCACACATTTATTGGCATTTCACTTGATGACCCCAATGTTACGGATGAATATTCATGCCGGTATGATGCGTGCGTTACAATTAACGATAGTTTAAAAAAAGATAGTGATTCTTCTATCAACTATCGAACATTACAAGGTGGCCTTTATGCATTATATCCGTTCTACGATACAATTGATAAACTCGCAATCGCCTATCAAACGGTATACGGACAATGGTTACCAACGAGCGAATATGAACCTGAAGATAAACATAGTTTAGAGTTTTGTATGAACAACCCATTTGAAGACCCTGAAGGAAAAGCGAAAATCGATTTGTATATCCCCATAAGAAAAAATACTACCCTAACTTGA